In the genome of Populus nigra chromosome 9, ddPopNigr1.1, whole genome shotgun sequence, one region contains:
- the LOC133703067 gene encoding ankyrin repeat-containing protein At5g02620-like isoform X3, whose translation MLPLMSSRTTEIDPKQKINGDLYCALMEGNTKSVADLCLRLQDHALHVITVTDDTVLHMATYAKEASLVEQLLDELPDHHLDKLTRQNGVGNTILHETATSNHTVAVARKLLKKAPGLLGMRNHNGETALFRAARYGKTDMFDFLAAKVSGYDESGLQFYVQRSDKTTILHMAILSLHFDLAYQIASKYEHLIGQRDDDGMTGLQILSCNPSVFKQEPEDGFIKLAKSCGSSAWRKKVQKQKKMYKSAVKLAKFLVRKDTSWECISSGIDVMKPKIHKYGEKGGQERQEVHLYNTIPDQMESRAETPLILATKSGCVEIVEEILKAYPQAVEHIDDDGRNVLHVAIKYRQLNIFKLVTRMEVPMKRLGRKIDKDGNSILHNVGKKSKDVVSDEKMEGPAFLLQEELLWFERVEKVTPSHFQGHRNNKMLTAEGFFFTANSELRNLAKEWLKTTAEGCSVVAVLIATVAFAAAYTVPGGPNQSTGVPVLVNKPFFVVFTVADVLSLTFALTAVVTFLSILSSPFRFKDFKHILPNKLMIGFTFLFFSVAMMMVAFGATILLMIYSKESWEKITLYAVSFIPVSISALVYFPLYSSLSKTYNYLLKKIPLIKQILAIPWKISKSLKCC comes from the exons ATGCTGCCCTTGATGTCTTCCCGTACTACTGAAATCGATCCTAAACAGAAAATAAACGGAGACTTGTACTGTGCTCTCATGGAAGGAAACACGAAGAGCGTTGCAGATCTCTGCCTGAGGCTTCAGGATCATGCATTGCACGTAATAACAGTAACCGACGATACAGTACTTCACATGGCTACATATGCCAAAGAAGCATCCTTGGTAGAACAATTACTAGATGAGTTGCCTGATCATCATCTCGACAAGTTGACTCGCCAAAATGGTGTAGGAAACACAATCCTCCATGAGACTGCCACAAGCAACCATACTGTAGCTGTTGCACGTAAACTTCTGAAGAAAGCCCCTGGATTGTTAGGCATGCGCAACCACAATGGGGAGACGGCTCTCTTTCGTGCGGCCCGGTATGGAAAAACTGATATGTTCGACTTTCTAGCTGCTAAAGTCTCTGGATATGATGAATCTGGTTTGCAATTCTATGTACAGAGAAGTGATAAAACCACTATCCTTCACATGGCCATTCTTTCTCTGCATTTTG ATTTGGCATACCAAATTGCATCGAAGTACGAACATTTAATTGGTCAAAGAGATGATGATGGTATGACTGGTCTTCAGATTTTATCATGCAACCCATCAGTTTTTAAACAAGAGCCTGAAGATGGATTCATTAAGTTAG CTAAATCTTGTGGAAGTTCAGCATGGAGGAAAAAggttcaaaagcaaaaaaaaatgtataaatcaGCTGTGAAGCTTGCCAAGTTTTTAGTCAGAAAAGATACCTCCTGGGAGTGTATTTCTTCTGGCATCGACGTGATGAAGCCTAAAATTCATAAGTATGGAGAAAAGGGAGGGCAAGAACGGCAAGAAGTACATTTGTATAATACAATTCCAGACCAAATGGAGAGTCGTGCAGAAACTCCTTTGATTTTGGCTACAAAGTCAGGCTGTGTGGAGATTGTTGAGGAAATACTCAAAGCATATCCCCAGGCAGTTGAACACATTGATGATGATGGGAGAAATGTACTGCATGTAGCAATCAAATACCGCCAACTGAATATTTTTAAGCTTGTGACACGAATGGAAGTGCCTATGAAGAGGCTGGGAAGGAAGATTGATAAGGATGGGAATTCCATTCTACACAACGTCGGAAAGAAATCGAAGGATGTTGTATCTGATGAGAAGATGGAAGGTCCTGCATTCCTATTACAGGAAGAGTTACTCTGGTTTGAG CGCGTCGAAAAAGTCACTCCATCCCATTTCCAGGGTCATCGGAACAATAAGATGCTCACTGCAGaagggtttttctttactgCAAACTCTGAACTCCGCAATTTAGCCAAAGAATGGCTAAAGACAACAGCAGAAGGATGTTCTGTGGTAGCAGTTCTCATTGCCACCGTTGCCTTTGCTGCAGCCTACACGGTTCCAGGAGGTCCGAATCAGAGCACTGGTGTTCCTGTCCTCGTCAACAAACCATTCTTTGTGGTTTTCACTGTGGCAGATGTACTCTCCCTTACCTTTGCTTTGACAGCAGTCGTTACCTTCCTCTCTATCCTATCATCGCCGTTTCGATTTAAAGATTTCAAGCATATACTTCCTAATAAGTTGATGATAGGCTTCACATTTCTGTTCTTTTCCGTGGCTATGATGATGGTAGCATTTGGAGCAACAATCCTTCTGATGATATACAGTAAGGAAAGTTGGGAAAAAATTACTCTATATGCAGTCTCCTTTATCCCAGTTAGCATCTCTGCACTAGTTTATTTCCCTCTTTATTCATCACTATCAAAAACCTACAATTACTTGCTCAAGAAGATTCCCCTCATTAAACAGATTCTAGCTATACCTTGGAAGATCTCCAAATCTTTGAAATGTTGTTGA